The segment CGAAGCCATACCCGAGTGTCCGGGAAACAGGTGGATGAGGGTGCTGCAGATCTGGAGGGAGCAGGGCTCCGAGAACCTTCACCTGGAGATACATCAGACCTTCCAGGAGCTGGGGCCGATTTTCAGGTACGGCCCTCCCTGCCTGCGCGCTGAGAACACGCCAAGCCTCTGTCCCTACCGACTGTGAGTGCTTGCTGGGCGCCCTGAGCTGCTGCATCCCCGCCAGGCCCCTGTGCTCTGCATCCTCAGGAGGGccggcggggtggggagggggcagctctgCTGGTGGAGACAGTGGCTCTTGGTGAGGATGCAGCACTCCACGGCTTGCCGCTGAGTGCACAGAACGCAGACACTAGAGTGGGAGAGGCTTCAGTGAGACAGCGAGAGGACCGCCTGTTCTGAGCCCCAGTCCAGGAGAACGGGGAGGTCGGCAGGAGACAGTCTGGATTGCTTCTGCCCAGCGGGCCCAGGGAAGGACACGGCCCCACAGCAGGGCTTTGCGCTTTGTCCCACAGGTACCACATGGGAGGGACACAAACGGTGTTTGTGATGCTGCCCGAGGATGTGAAGAGACTGCAGCAGGTGGAGAGCCACCACCCAAGGCGGGGGACCGTGGGGCCCTGGCTGGCCTACCGACAGCATTGTGGGCACAAATACGGCGTGTTCTTGCTGTGAGAGCCAGTTGGGATGGGAGGTgggcatcctgggtgcagagacGAGGGAGACGGGGAGGACCCCAAAGCAAGCCTGCCCTGGGGCCTATCTAGGTGGGTGGAGAGAGGGGGACACAGCCCCCGATGCATGAGTGCCCATCCCATGGGGGCATCGTGCCCTGGGGTTGGGGAGGCAGAGCAGTCACACAGGTGGGCCCCCTTCTGCAGAGTGAGAGGAAGAAGGCCGGCAGCCACCATGGGGGAGCGCCCCCTCCACGCAGGCCCCAGGGGTCTTGGGGTTGAGGCAGAGTTTGCTCAGGAGGGGAGAgccctggggatggggagacagTGGACAGCAGGTTGATGGCGCCTTTGCCCAGAGGCTGAGCTCAGGGTAGGAGCCTGGGTGAGCACCGGCATGCACATCTGCGGTGTCTGCTTGTGTGGACCTCTGTGCTTGCCTAAGAATGCGTgccgtgtgtgtgcacatgtgctccTGTGTGTGGATGGTGCTACATGTGTGTGAATGGACATGTGGTTGCCCATGTTGACTTTCTTGTGTTTGTActcatgtgtgtgcctgtgtatgtgttCGTGCCACTGCCTGTGTTGGTCATGTGTCTCCTGTGCTTGCACGTGTGTTTGTGCCTGCATGTGGGTTTACGTGTGCctgcgtgcatgtgtgtatgtgagtctGCGTGTGCATGCATGTTTTGGGTGTCTGAGTAAGTGTATTGTGCACTGTGCGTGTGAGAATTGTGTGTCTGCGTTCAAGTGTGTTTTCCTATGTGTGTCCTCTGTGTTAGCATAGatgtgtgtgcacatctgtgtgCATCTTGCTGTGTGCACGTGCTTGCACTTGTGTgtcatatgtgcatgtgtgtgcacgtgctcGTTCTCAATACCTACAGGCAGCTGCTGCAGAAAAGCAGGCATTTGCGCTTCACCCCGGCTGAGAATGCACATCCCTCCGTCGCTCATGAGGACATCCCTGGAGCCCCTCATGTGCTCTGGGCTCTGTTTTGAGCACATTAAGGAGACGCACAATTTGGTTCCTGCCGTAGAGGAGCTGGAGACCctagagggagaggaggaggggcgaCCGGCCAGAGGCCACATTCTCAGGAacggggagggtggggagaggaaggtcGCGAAGggcctctccctctctggggcATGGAGTGAGCAAGGTGGGCAAAGCTGGagagcagggctggctccttcctcGGAGAAAAGGCCTCCACACCCAGGGAGGGCCGGGATGGGGCGTGTGTGGGCCGGGCAGGGGTTGCAAGTTTGCACGAGCAGACTCAGTGGCCACACAGCACGTCCTGCCAGGAGCTCTGGGCCCAGCCCCAGTGCAGACTTGAGCACCCTGGGCACAGCACTCTCAACCTCGCTGGAAGAAAGGGTTGCAGCTGGGGCCCAAAGGCAGCAGCCTGCCCCCGAGGGACAGCAGCAGCTCCCAGCCTCGCTCGTTTCCCTTTGGGGATAAGGAAGATGGGGTTCTGGGGCTGGGGGTCAGCTGCTGACTCAGGCTGCCCTGAAGCTCTGCTCTTGGCTCAACAGAAACGGGCCCGAATGGCGCTATGACCGATTGCGGCTGAACCCAGACGTGCTGTCACCACAGGCTGTCGAGAAGTACATCCCCATGGTGGATGGGGTGGCAAGGGACTTCTCAAAGGCCCTGAAATCGAAGGTGCTGCAGAATGCCCGGGGGAGTCTGACCCTGGATGCCCGGCCCAGCATCTTCCACTACACCATAGAAGGTGTGGGGCACAAGGGGCGGTGCGGGCTCGGGGACACTGGAGGAGGCCAGGAACTGGGGCGGGAGGGCCGGTGCGAGGCAGCTGTGAGGCCCCGGCTGCCTTAGGCTCAGCAATGGCATCCTCCCTGCAGCCAGCAACTTAACCCTTTTTGGAGAGCGGCTGGGCCTCCTTGGCCACAGCCCAAGCCCTGCCAGCCTGCACTTTATCCGTGCTCTGGAGACCATGTTCAAATCCACCATCCAGTTCATGTTCATGCCCAGGAGCCTGTCACGCTGGACAAGCACCAAGGCATGGAAGGAGCACTTTGAGGCCTGGGACTACATCTTCCAGTATGGTGAGGCCCAGGGGCCGGCCAGTGCTGCGTGGTGGGGACACGAGGCTCCCCAACTTCCACTTACCACAGTCCAGGAGAACTGAGGCCACATAAGGGGCTTGTGGCTTTTGTGTCCCCGAGAGAGCTGGCAGTGATCTGTGGGCTGATCCCTTAGAACCCGGCACAAGAGCAGGGAGACTTGGGGGTGCTGAGGGCTGGCGGGTTGGAGGACAGCATGAAGTGCCTCCCagcacctggcccagggcctcCGTCTCTGTGCCCCACAGCCAACAATTCCATCCAGAAAATCTATCAGGAGCTGGCCCTTGGCCACCCGCGGCATTACAGTGGCATCGTGGCGGAGCTGCCGCTGCGTGCAGACATGAGCCTGGATGCCATCCGGGCCAATTCTATTGACCTCACTGCCGGGAGCATGGACACGGTCAGGCCAGCAACCAGCCCTGCCCAGAGAACAGGGGGCCCTCCTAACCCCAGGCAGCACCCTCTCATGCCAGCTGTCTCCTGCATATTCCCCCTCCAAAcctgcccctcaccccagtcACTGTGCCTCCAGACTGCTGACCTTGACCTCAGCTTCTGAACTGATggaaggctggaggggagggaacACAGGAGCCCACCCTGGAAGGGACGGAGTTTGCAGTTAGTTACGTGGGAAACTGAGCTCCAGGCAGAGTGCAGAGTGGACAGAGCCTGGGGACGTGCAGCCACACAGACCCCAGTGGGACAGTCTGggtcctggggagaggaggaagggcagagaggcAGCTGGAGGGCTGCACAGGGGACCCTTCCCAGTGACAGGTGACATCTGGCTGTCACTAAAGATCCTTGGAGGGGACAAGCTGATGACAGCACAGGCCTCCAGCtcctggaggagaggacagaTGGCAACCCAGCACGGTGGGCAGGGCGAGCCCCAGGGTGTGGAGTGTAGCCGAAGCTTCGCGGTTCAGACCCAGCCTTCATCTGCCAGCATCTTGGAGGGCCTGCTCTGGCCCCAGCCCCGGGATTCCGAGCAGGGCACAGACTCGCAGTGAGAAACTCCCTGAGCAGAGGCTGAGACGCAGCCACCGCAAGAGAGCCCAGGGGAGGGCATGTCTCAGGGGCAGCTCTGGGAAAGCTCCCGGGAGGAGGGGGCCTTTCAGCTGAGTGTGGAAGAACCACCGAGAAGTCGGACAGGCcatgaagaggaggaggtgagggcagtGCTGCAGGGCCTCCAACAGCCGACAGCGAGCGACGGAGGGAGGCTGAGTGGAGGACACAGGGCAACTGGGCAGATGAGGCAGCGAGGGTCAGGGCCCCATCAGGAAGGGTCTCGGGCACCAGGCCCATCTCCAAGGCTGGAGGAAGGCAGTGGGAGAGCATCTTGGTCAGAGCTGCTCCCTAAGTGTCCCTGTGTGCCACCAGGTAGAGCAGGGCCTGAAGCTCAGGGGCAGCGGGAGGCCACTGCTGCATGTCAGGCGAGGCCAGGGGCACACTGCCCGGGGGACTGGCATTCAGGAGATATTCAGCCCCCAGATctcgggctggcctggtgggcgCCTCTCCCAACACATGGAAATGAGCCAGGAGGAAGAACTGGTTGGGGTTCCGGGGTGGCCAGTTCGTGCTATGACCATGACGGCTGGGCTGGCCTGCCTGTGGATGCCCAGAGGAGATCACCTATGGAGAGCAGATGGACCTGGACTCCTGAACCCTTTCCCTGAAATAAATGGCAAAAGTGAGCCCCTCCCATCCCGCAGAAGAGTGAGAACCAGGCCCTGAGGAGGCCTGGGTCCTCACTGAGATGGGACTCCTTTCCTGAGCGAGTCAGGGAAAGGAGATGAGGTGGGTGTTAGGATCTCGAGGTCTCACATCCCCAGGCTCTGTCCTGCTCTGGGCATGCACATCACAGTGGGTTTGAGACGACCGTGCCCCCAGGGGAAGGCCGTCTTCCTGGGTTGGGTGGCCTGGGTCTGAGGTGCATGGCCTTTGCTGAGGTCTGAGCCCTGCACCTGTTGCTCCTGCAGACGGCCTACCCCTTACTAATGACCCTCTTTGAGCTGGCTCGGAACCCCAAAGTGCAGCAGGCCCTTCGCCAGGAGAGCCTGGTGGCCGAGGCCAGGATCTCTGAAAATCCCCGGAGGGCGACCACGGAGCTGCCCCTGCTGCGCGCGGCCCTCAAGGAGACCTTGAGGTAGGTGTGGCAGACGCTGGCTGCCCCCACTGCGGTGGCTCCGTCTGGAGAGCAGCCTCACTGGGGCTTGCAGAGAGGGATCCCGGGGCTGATAAGCAGCCTTGCCCAAGGCCCCATCCCCCagcacctcctcttcctctccctaaGGGGACGGGCGCTTCGTCCTCTGGGATCCCACTT is part of the Equus quagga isolate Etosha38 chromosome 16, UCLA_HA_Equagga_1.0, whole genome shotgun sequence genome and harbors:
- the LOC124228216 gene encoding cytochrome P450 11B1, mitochondrial-like translates to MAFRAKADVRLAGSWLSLRWAHSLGSRATPAPKAMLPFEAIPECPGNRWMRVLQIWREQGSENLHLEIHQTFQELGPIFRYHMGGTQTVFVMLPEDVKRLQQVESHHPRRGTVGPWLAYRQHCGHKYGVFLLNGPEWRYDRLRLNPDVLSPQAVEKYIPMVDGVARDFSKALKSKVLQNARGSLTLDARPSIFHYTIEASNLTLFGERLGLLGHSPSPASLHFIRALETMFKSTIQFMFMPRSLSRWTSTKAWKEHFEAWDYIFQYANNSIQKIYQELALGHPRHYSGIVAELPLRADMSLDAIRANSIDLTAGSMDTTAYPLLMTLFELARNPKVQQALRQESLVAEARISENPRRATTELPLLRAALKETLRLYPVGVFLEREVSSDLVLQNYHVPAGTTVKVLLYSLGRNPAVFVRPERYHPQRWLDNRASSTRFPYLAFGFGLRQCLGRRLAEVEMLLLLHHVLKNFVVETLTQEDVKMIYRFILMPSTLPLLTFRAIN